Proteins co-encoded in one Schaalia radingae genomic window:
- a CDS encoding DDE-type integrase/transposase/recombinase: protein MNILGIKRAPEEVATHSDQWRAADFTYVSTLQGWVCVSSVEDVCTREILAVVDIQTDNSLVACALRQALATRKCQDSFFKSAGVIHHSDAGSQYTLTDLRDLLQRHGMDGSIGAIGDAYDDGLMESVIGRYKSELIHVEVAAWANRQEGRPRLSAGSTGAIPTGCIHRLGTSHPVRDTPTIFNTQPSRLPNTPLSKLRPIQYAPGFPPFSEAFRVTRVFCTLVSIRIECVSQKSMVNL from the coding sequence ATGAACATCCTGGGAATCAAGCGTGCGCCGGAAGAAGTCGCAACGCACTCCGATCAGTGGCGGGCGGCGGATTTCACCTACGTTTCTACCTTGCAGGGTTGGGTGTGCGTCAGTTCTGTTGAGGACGTGTGCACCAGAGAAATCCTTGCAGTCGTCGACATCCAGACGGATAACAGTCTGGTCGCATGTGCCTTGAGGCAGGCGTTGGCCACACGGAAGTGTCAGGACTCGTTCTTTAAGTCTGCTGGGGTCATACATCACTCCGATGCGGGTAGTCAGTACACCTTGACTGATCTGCGCGACCTGCTGCAACGCCACGGGATGGATGGCTCAATCGGTGCCATTGGGGATGCCTACGACGATGGGCTGATGGAGTCAGTCATTGGGCGGTACAAGTCCGAGTTGATTCACGTTGAAGTTGCTGCCTGGGCCAACAGGCAAGAAGGGAGACCGCGATTATCGGCTGGGTCCACTGGTGCAATACCGACAGGTTGTATTCATCGATTGGGGACATCCCACCCGGTGAGAGATACACCAACCATTTTCAACACGCAGCCTTCAAGGCTGCCTAACACGCCGCTCTCAAAACTCAGGCCAATTCAGTATGCGCCTGGATTCCCTCCGTTTAGTGAGGCGTTTCGAGTGACCAGAGTGTTTTGCACCCTCGTATCTATACGTATAGAATGCGTCTCGCAGAAATCAATGGTGAACCTGTGA
- a CDS encoding MFS transporter, translated as MPHIKHRNQIADQHFESTHGRKSFWSAIVSIWLGTTMEYVDFALYGMAAGLVFSDVFFPEQTKIIALLSAFITYAVGFLARPVGAFVLGRLGDRVGRKKILVFTVALMGIATSGIGLLPTYASIGIWAPILLALLRICQGFGAGAELSGGAVMLAEYAPTRHRGLVASLIGVGSNSGTLLASIVWLLVLLLPHEQVISWGWRIPFLCSVLVAAFALFLRRSMDESPVFKTYQEKKARELADLDKAENEPAKSTFGWKAFLVMLGLRIGENGPSYMAQGFLVGYTVNALGMNKSVPTTAVLIASILGFAVIPLSGWLSDRFGRRITYRVFCALLVIYGVPAFFLMESRDALVVGAVIVVGMCLGSLGIFGVQAAYGVELFGVGHRYSTMAIAKELGSILSGGTAPMVASALLAATGSWIPLAIYFMVTAGIGFITTFFAPETRGRDLTLIEDAI; from the coding sequence ATGCCGCACATCAAGCATCGCAATCAAATAGCCGATCAACACTTCGAAAGTACCCACGGACGCAAATCTTTCTGGTCCGCAATCGTGTCAATCTGGCTGGGCACGACGATGGAATACGTCGACTTCGCACTGTATGGAATGGCAGCAGGCCTGGTCTTCAGCGATGTCTTCTTCCCTGAACAAACCAAGATCATCGCATTGCTCTCCGCGTTCATCACCTACGCGGTCGGCTTCCTGGCCCGCCCCGTGGGCGCATTCGTGCTGGGACGGCTCGGTGATCGCGTCGGCAGGAAGAAAATCCTTGTCTTCACCGTCGCCCTCATGGGTATCGCAACCTCGGGAATCGGCCTTCTGCCCACATACGCCTCCATCGGAATCTGGGCGCCGATCCTGCTCGCCCTGCTGCGCATCTGCCAGGGATTCGGTGCAGGTGCCGAACTTTCCGGCGGCGCAGTCATGCTGGCCGAATATGCACCCACCCGCCACCGCGGCCTGGTCGCCTCGCTGATCGGTGTCGGCTCCAACAGCGGCACGCTGCTCGCCTCGATCGTGTGGCTGCTGGTCCTGCTGCTGCCGCACGAACAGGTCATTTCCTGGGGATGGCGAATCCCGTTCCTGTGCTCTGTGCTGGTCGCAGCATTCGCACTGTTCCTTCGCCGCTCGATGGATGAAAGCCCCGTCTTCAAGACCTATCAGGAGAAGAAAGCACGCGAACTGGCCGACCTCGACAAGGCGGAAAACGAGCCCGCCAAGTCGACCTTCGGGTGGAAAGCCTTCCTGGTCATGCTGGGTCTGCGCATCGGTGAAAACGGCCCGTCCTACATGGCTCAGGGATTCCTGGTCGGCTACACCGTCAACGCGCTGGGCATGAACAAGTCCGTCCCTACGACCGCAGTGCTGATTGCGTCAATCCTCGGTTTTGCTGTCATCCCACTGTCTGGCTGGTTGTCCGACAGGTTCGGACGACGCATCACCTATCGCGTCTTCTGCGCCCTGCTCGTCATCTACGGCGTGCCCGCATTCTTCCTCATGGAATCGCGCGACGCCCTCGTTGTCGGAGCAGTCATCGTGGTCGGCATGTGTCTGGGTTCCCTCGGAATCTTCGGCGTGCAGGCTGCCTACGGCGTCGAACTGTTCGGCGTCGGCCACCGCTACTCAACAATGGCGATTGCCAAGGAACTGGGATCCATCCTGTCAGGCGGAACCGCTCCGATGGTCGCGTCAGCACTGCTGGCTGCGACCGGCTCGTGGATCCCGCTGGCCATCTACTTCATGGTCACCGCTGGAATCGGCTTCATCACCACGTTCTTCGCACCGGAGACTCGAGGCCGCGACCTCACACTGATCGAAGATGCCATCTAG
- a CDS encoding LacI family DNA-binding transcriptional regulator, which yields MAKRATQNDVAKLAGTSTAVVSYVINNGSRPVAPETRKRVLEAIKQTGYRPNNAARALLTGKGTTFGVVVPDLANPFLAHMLQSIEDEFYDHGYSLLVADSHDCLKREEDIIETMMSQQVAGLVWYSVDQPPPAHLLKDFARPVVFANACTPTDTGEVAGQRISVLEDERGSAAELTRELKKRGCRTIGHLGGPRGRINSAERSRGWFDALDDGSDGNPEDHPHHLSAPYTYEGGWQMAEHFVNLGCDGVVVSNEMQAVGLMARLASLGVRIPDDISVVAMHITAHAEYCVPALSGIHVDMADLSAQIATSLLGSGAAATIVPTTYFVERASC from the coding sequence ATGGCGAAAAGAGCTACTCAGAACGACGTTGCCAAGCTGGCGGGCACGTCAACAGCAGTCGTGAGCTACGTGATCAACAACGGTTCGCGCCCCGTCGCTCCCGAAACCCGCAAACGTGTGCTGGAAGCGATTAAGCAGACCGGCTACCGTCCGAACAACGCGGCCAGGGCACTGCTGACAGGCAAAGGCACCACTTTCGGAGTGGTTGTCCCTGACCTGGCGAATCCGTTCCTGGCACACATGCTCCAAAGCATCGAAGACGAGTTCTACGATCATGGGTATTCGCTGCTGGTCGCTGATTCACACGACTGCCTCAAGCGAGAAGAAGACATCATCGAGACTATGATGAGCCAGCAGGTCGCTGGCCTGGTGTGGTACTCGGTTGATCAGCCGCCGCCTGCTCACCTGCTGAAAGACTTCGCGCGGCCGGTGGTATTCGCCAATGCGTGCACTCCGACAGACACTGGCGAAGTTGCAGGGCAGCGCATCAGCGTCCTGGAAGACGAACGAGGAAGCGCCGCAGAGCTGACACGCGAACTCAAGAAACGCGGCTGCAGGACCATCGGGCACCTGGGCGGACCTCGCGGACGCATCAACTCTGCCGAACGCAGCCGAGGCTGGTTCGATGCCCTCGACGACGGTTCAGACGGCAATCCCGAAGATCACCCCCACCACCTGAGTGCCCCCTACACGTACGAGGGCGGCTGGCAGATGGCCGAACACTTTGTGAACCTGGGCTGTGACGGGGTGGTCGTGTCCAATGAGATGCAGGCAGTAGGGCTCATGGCGCGCCTGGCATCACTGGGCGTGCGTATCCCCGACGACATCAGTGTGGTGGCCATGCACATCACTGCGCATGCCGAATACTGTGTGCCGGCACTGTCGGGAATCCACGTGGATATGGCTGATCTGTCAGCTCAGATCGCCACCTCGCTGCTGGGGTCAGGCGCGGCCGCCACCATCGTTCCGACAACATACTTCGTAGAGCGGGCCAGCTGCTAG
- a CDS encoding nucleoside hydrolase translates to MSLIIDCDPGNGIPGANVDDALALCLAWSSPQLDLASVWTVFGNVSAAEGAQAAHRLAQTFGVSTPILTGCDAPLDTYVSRGAWRDKMETPRRAPDVERLWQGEEYPAQGESAQQDASDPCESAQEVAARLAHDVMSHVHGGPVTIAALGPLTDIGALIRFEPEAARHVAEIRMMGGCQGYGDLVDTNVAIDPLAASIVFASGIDLTVVPLDVTRTTQLSRERWEQVRQRAGDLPEQRERAEAIDAWLSPWIEYSTRTRPVDGMWVHDMVVIAQMLCPEVVEEEAGRFMLARDPRGKLLEACDGGSGEGTRGDEEFLTKPRQVNMVTAVDNDRLLTLWTNVVLGV, encoded by the coding sequence ATGTCACTCATCATTGACTGCGACCCCGGCAACGGCATTCCGGGTGCGAACGTCGACGACGCGCTGGCACTGTGCTTAGCGTGGTCCAGCCCCCAGCTGGATCTGGCGTCGGTGTGGACGGTGTTTGGAAACGTCAGCGCCGCGGAAGGCGCGCAGGCGGCGCATCGGTTGGCGCAGACATTCGGGGTGAGCACCCCGATCCTCACAGGATGCGACGCTCCCCTCGACACATATGTGTCACGCGGAGCCTGGCGGGACAAGATGGAAACGCCCCGTCGCGCGCCTGACGTTGAGCGCCTGTGGCAAGGGGAGGAGTACCCCGCGCAAGGGGAGTCGGCACAGCAGGATGCGTCTGATCCGTGCGAGTCCGCGCAGGAAGTGGCGGCACGGCTGGCTCACGATGTCATGTCGCACGTACACGGCGGCCCGGTCACAATCGCTGCCCTCGGGCCGCTGACCGACATTGGAGCACTGATCCGGTTCGAGCCGGAAGCTGCCCGCCATGTGGCAGAGATCCGCATGATGGGCGGATGCCAGGGGTACGGCGACCTTGTCGACACGAACGTTGCGATCGACCCGCTGGCGGCCTCCATCGTGTTCGCCTCTGGAATCGACCTGACAGTTGTGCCACTCGATGTCACGCGCACGACGCAGCTTTCGCGCGAGCGGTGGGAACAGGTCAGGCAACGTGCCGGCGACCTGCCCGAGCAGCGTGAGCGGGCCGAAGCCATTGATGCATGGCTGAGTCCGTGGATCGAATACAGCACGCGCACGCGGCCGGTGGACGGCATGTGGGTACACGACATGGTGGTCATCGCCCAGATGCTGTGCCCGGAGGTTGTCGAGGAGGAGGCAGGCCGCTTTATGCTGGCACGCGACCCCAGGGGCAAACTGCTGGAGGCCTGCGATGGGGGATCGGGCGAGGGCACCCGCGGCGACGAGGAATTCCTTACCAAGCCAAGACAGGTGAACATGGTGACCGCTGTTGATAACGACAGGCTGTTGACGCTGTGGACGAATGTCGTCCTCGGCGTGTAG
- a CDS encoding LPXTG cell wall anchor domain-containing protein → MGDSGHPAARTVAPTIFIAATVISFGTALGTATPVFNHVLKFPGAEGANGKYSISSTGKRGLAATGSNATGAGVAALFALAGGAALVRRRKH, encoded by the coding sequence GTGGGTGATTCTGGCCATCCTGCTGCGCGCACTGTTGCCCCCACCATCTTCATCGCCGCAACAGTGATCTCCTTCGGCACTGCCCTGGGTACAGCCACGCCTGTGTTCAACCACGTGCTGAAGTTCCCCGGCGCTGAGGGTGCCAACGGTAAGTACTCGATCAGCTCGACTGGCAAGCGCGGACTGGCAGCCACCGGTTCGAACGCAACAGGAGCCGGAGTTGCGGCACTGTTCGCACTGGCTGGTGGTGCGGCGCTCGTACGCCGCAGGAAGCACTAA
- a CDS encoding MMPL family transporter → MATTNPVLGDTGAKQGQRLLDEHFGAGAGSPAHIIVPQENVDDAMATLSNASDSREAESTVAKIRDELHALPNSVLVGGITATDIDTNLTGERDLRVIIPLVLVAVWVILAILLRALLPPPSSSPQQ, encoded by the coding sequence GTGGCAACCACCAATCCTGTCCTCGGTGACACAGGCGCCAAACAAGGCCAAAGACTTCTTGACGAACACTTCGGTGCAGGGGCTGGATCACCTGCGCACATTATTGTTCCCCAGGAAAACGTCGACGATGCCATGGCCACCCTCAGCAACGCTTCAGATTCGAGGGAAGCCGAGTCGACTGTTGCAAAGATTCGTGACGAACTGCATGCGCTCCCAAACTCCGTGCTCGTCGGCGGCATTACCGCCACGGACATCGACACCAACCTGACTGGAGAACGTGACCTGCGCGTCATCATCCCCCTCGTCCTCGTCGCTGTGTGGGTGATTCTGGCCATCCTGCTGCGCGCACTGTTGCCCCCACCATCTTCATCGCCGCAACAGTGA
- a CDS encoding class I SAM-dependent DNA methyltransferase, giving the protein MAALSEKEKKRAAHAFSEKWATRGYEKGDTHSFWLELLRTVYGMDDVTSKCRFEQKTSAGGFIDVIIPDAQTIVEQKSRGVNLDKPELRQGVLVTPYEQAKRYADSLPNRERPDRIIVSNFGSIRIHDLNKEHPATDYVSFELGELAEQRSLLSFLTDPDSLRSSREKAASIDAGALIGKLHAALLEQYIDPESTQTQHALNVLCVRIVFCLFAEDAGLFEKDAFYRYLSSFDAQQLRSAFLELFKVLDTPVPDRDPYLSDRLRAFPYVNGGLFKGSVEIPNFTESIRSLLLDEVAQDTDWSQISPTIFGGVFESTLNPETRRSGGMHYTSPENIHKVIDPLFLDDLRSELDTVLTADGLTERQRDNRLRKFHEKLGSLTFFDPACGSGNFLTETYIELRRLENVVIGELLRNQTMLDFEEVGDSPVKVSLHQFYGIEINDFAVSVARTALWIAQLQANIESETIILREIDDLPLRDSASIHEGNALTMDWQSVLPAQRCSFVMGNPPFIGYSNKSAQQRADMELVFDGMKQHGLLDYVAGWYRKAADYMEGTSIEAAFVSTNSICQGQQVAPLWRPLFERGITINFAHRSFVWGNEASDQAHVHVVIVGFSYVARKKKVLFDVQEIDEGVSQSVDNINGYLVDAANVFIERRSKPLCDVPPMSAGGKPTENGNLLMWEHEKDELLKVEPAAEKWIRRFSMGEEFIKGKKRYCLWLVDCTPQELRAMPHVLERVRKVKEFRENSTKAATRKKAETPWLFDEVRPPKGDRYIGVPKVSSERREYIPIGFVRDGMIPGDKLYFIADASIYDFGIFTSQFHNAWMRTVAGRLEMRYSYANTIVYNNFVWPKANDAQRALVEQKAQAVLDARDQYQGAALADLYDPDNAWLYPALTRAHHELDAAVEAAYGVDFDGDEQKIVAHLFDLYTQATA; this is encoded by the coding sequence GTGGCCGCATTAAGCGAAAAAGAAAAGAAGCGCGCTGCGCATGCTTTCAGTGAAAAATGGGCAACGCGTGGCTACGAGAAGGGTGATACGCACTCGTTCTGGCTTGAGTTGCTGCGCACGGTCTACGGCATGGATGACGTCACCTCCAAGTGCCGCTTCGAACAGAAGACTTCTGCCGGCGGATTTATTGATGTCATCATTCCGGACGCGCAAACAATCGTGGAGCAAAAATCGCGCGGTGTGAATCTCGATAAGCCGGAGCTGCGTCAAGGCGTCCTCGTGACCCCATATGAGCAGGCAAAGCGGTACGCAGATTCACTGCCTAACCGTGAACGACCCGATCGGATCATTGTTTCGAATTTTGGGTCCATCCGCATTCATGATCTGAACAAGGAGCATCCGGCAACAGATTATGTCTCGTTCGAACTCGGTGAGCTTGCTGAACAGCGTTCACTTCTGAGTTTCCTCACTGACCCGGATTCGCTTCGCTCCAGCCGCGAGAAAGCTGCCTCGATTGATGCGGGCGCGCTGATCGGGAAGCTTCATGCTGCGTTGCTGGAGCAATATATCGATCCGGAAAGCACGCAGACTCAACACGCGCTCAACGTGCTGTGTGTTCGAATCGTGTTCTGCCTGTTTGCTGAGGATGCGGGACTTTTCGAGAAGGACGCGTTCTACCGGTATCTGTCCTCTTTCGATGCACAGCAGCTGCGTTCGGCTTTTCTCGAGTTGTTCAAGGTGCTCGATACGCCGGTTCCTGACCGCGATCCGTACCTGTCGGATCGTCTGCGGGCTTTCCCCTATGTCAACGGTGGCCTGTTCAAGGGGAGTGTGGAAATACCGAATTTCACTGAATCGATCCGCTCTTTGCTGTTGGACGAAGTAGCGCAGGATACAGATTGGTCGCAGATTTCACCGACCATTTTCGGTGGGGTTTTTGAATCGACCTTGAACCCTGAAACTCGTCGTTCCGGCGGTATGCACTACACCAGTCCGGAAAACATCCACAAGGTCATTGATCCTCTGTTCCTTGACGATCTTCGCAGCGAGCTCGACACGGTTCTGACTGCAGATGGGCTTACTGAGCGTCAACGAGACAACAGGCTGCGCAAGTTCCACGAGAAACTGGGTTCGTTGACTTTCTTTGATCCAGCGTGCGGCAGCGGCAACTTTCTGACGGAAACCTACATTGAGCTGCGGCGCCTGGAGAACGTCGTTATAGGCGAGCTGCTTCGTAACCAGACGATGCTCGACTTCGAGGAGGTTGGAGACAGTCCGGTCAAAGTGTCGCTGCACCAGTTTTACGGGATTGAGATCAACGACTTCGCGGTGTCTGTTGCGCGCACGGCCCTGTGGATTGCGCAGCTGCAGGCAAACATTGAGTCCGAGACAATCATTTTGCGTGAGATCGACGACCTCCCGTTGCGCGATTCGGCGTCCATTCACGAAGGCAATGCGCTGACTATGGACTGGCAGAGCGTTCTGCCTGCTCAGCGATGCAGCTTTGTGATGGGGAATCCGCCTTTCATCGGCTACTCGAACAAGTCTGCTCAGCAGCGAGCAGATATGGAGCTGGTCTTTGACGGCATGAAGCAGCACGGTTTGCTGGATTATGTCGCTGGTTGGTACCGCAAAGCGGCGGATTACATGGAGGGGACCTCGATCGAGGCTGCCTTTGTTTCCACGAATTCGATCTGTCAGGGTCAGCAGGTGGCGCCATTGTGGCGACCGCTCTTCGAACGCGGAATCACCATCAACTTTGCGCATCGATCATTTGTGTGGGGTAACGAGGCGAGTGATCAGGCGCACGTCCATGTCGTCATCGTCGGCTTCAGCTATGTTGCGCGGAAAAAGAAGGTGCTTTTTGACGTTCAGGAAATTGACGAGGGTGTCTCGCAATCGGTTGACAATATCAATGGGTATCTTGTTGATGCTGCGAATGTCTTTATCGAACGTCGCAGCAAGCCACTGTGCGACGTGCCTCCCATGAGTGCTGGAGGAAAACCCACTGAGAACGGAAACCTCCTGATGTGGGAGCATGAAAAAGACGAGTTGCTGAAAGTTGAACCGGCGGCTGAAAAATGGATACGCCGCTTCTCAATGGGCGAAGAATTCATCAAAGGTAAGAAACGATACTGTTTGTGGCTTGTTGACTGCACGCCACAGGAATTGCGTGCGATGCCGCATGTTCTTGAACGAGTACGCAAAGTGAAAGAATTTAGAGAAAATTCGACAAAGGCCGCCACTCGGAAGAAAGCGGAAACTCCGTGGCTTTTTGATGAAGTGAGACCGCCGAAGGGGGACCGATACATTGGCGTTCCTAAGGTTTCCTCTGAGCGCAGAGAGTACATTCCTATTGGTTTTGTGCGCGACGGCATGATTCCTGGGGACAAACTGTATTTTATCGCCGATGCGTCAATCTATGATTTTGGCATTTTTACCTCTCAATTCCACAATGCCTGGATGCGAACAGTGGCAGGTCGTCTTGAAATGCGCTACAGCTACGCCAATACCATCGTGTACAACAATTTTGTGTGGCCGAAGGCTAATGATGCGCAGCGTGCACTCGTCGAGCAAAAGGCGCAGGCGGTTCTTGATGCGCGGGATCAATACCAGGGTGCAGCATTGGCTGACCTGTACGATCCAGACAATGCGTGGCTGTACCCGGCGCTGACCCGCGCCCATCACGAACTTGATGCTGCGGTTGAAGCTGCGTATGGTGTCGACTTTGACGGTGACGAGCAGAAAATCGTCGCGCACTTGTTCGACCTGTACACACAGGCGACTGCGTAG
- a CDS encoding CadD family cadmium resistance transporter, producing MDIILSAALVFVSTSIDYLFILTILFATQGKQHRKSVYFGQYLGTGILVAVSLVAASFLNFIPQEWMIGLLGLIPIALGIRAVLVDEDVDEDEIEEQLSKKGSTILAFAGLTLAMGGDNVGIYVPYFTGKTVVQILIIVAVFALGILGLCVLSQRLASVPAIGETVEKYERIIVPIVFIGLGIYILVENGTFTYLWTLNALSPIIPGTI from the coding sequence GTGGACATTATCCTTTCAGCCGCACTGGTATTCGTGTCGACATCAATCGACTACCTGTTCATTTTGACCATCCTGTTCGCCACCCAGGGAAAACAGCACCGCAAATCAGTTTATTTCGGGCAGTACCTAGGCACCGGAATCCTCGTGGCAGTCAGCCTTGTTGCGGCTAGCTTTCTCAACTTCATCCCACAAGAATGGATGATCGGCCTGCTGGGCCTCATTCCGATCGCACTTGGCATACGAGCGGTTCTGGTCGATGAGGACGTTGACGAGGACGAGATAGAAGAACAACTGAGCAAGAAAGGCTCGACAATCCTCGCTTTCGCCGGTCTCACACTCGCAATGGGCGGAGACAACGTCGGAATCTACGTCCCCTATTTCACGGGGAAAACCGTCGTCCAGATTCTGATTATCGTTGCAGTCTTCGCTCTGGGGATTCTGGGGCTATGCGTGCTGTCGCAGCGCCTGGCTTCCGTACCGGCTATCGGCGAGACCGTCGAAAAATACGAGAGAATCATTGTGCCGATCGTATTCATCGGACTCGGCATCTACATCCTCGTTGAAAACGGGACCTTCACGTATTTATGGACCCTTAACGCGTTATCCCCCATAATTCCTGGCACGATCTGA
- a CDS encoding YeiH family protein — MVNFWTHFTRLLPGVLYACAVAGIAWLINLFVPLLSSMLVAILLGVAVRNTKLIPSICEPGIAFSAKTVLRAGVVLLGFRLSLPAIAALGAGTIATIICAVAVTMVAGYLLTYFMHVSHATGILTTSGTAICGASAVAGISPVVSARSHEDADDAVATAIACVTVFGTVALVALPTAAHALNLTPTQAAVWLGASIHEVGQVVAAANIYDPSVSDLATAAKLGRVVCLAVVVAVVGIVERRVVEVRHEHAHKASSSTRPPLVPGFVVGFLIAVVVASLFTGVPAASSVFSTLGGTMATLLLTVAMGAMGAGVNLRNVIQSGGRALVLGVILSALIAAVSLGCVILLVD; from the coding sequence ATGGTGAATTTTTGGACTCACTTCACGCGCCTGCTGCCTGGCGTGCTATACGCCTGTGCAGTCGCAGGTATTGCCTGGCTGATCAACCTGTTCGTGCCGTTGCTGTCTTCGATGCTGGTGGCGATCCTTCTCGGTGTTGCCGTGCGCAACACGAAACTGATTCCATCGATCTGCGAGCCGGGCATTGCCTTTTCAGCCAAGACTGTTCTGCGCGCCGGAGTGGTGCTGCTGGGCTTCCGCCTCTCACTACCCGCCATCGCGGCTCTGGGGGCCGGAACAATTGCCACGATCATCTGTGCCGTCGCGGTGACAATGGTGGCGGGGTATCTGCTGACCTACTTCATGCATGTCAGCCATGCGACCGGCATTCTGACAACATCGGGCACCGCAATCTGTGGAGCCTCCGCAGTTGCCGGCATCTCCCCCGTTGTTTCTGCGCGCAGTCACGAGGACGCCGATGATGCCGTGGCCACCGCCATTGCATGTGTAACGGTTTTCGGAACAGTCGCCCTCGTCGCTTTGCCGACGGCTGCCCACGCGCTGAACCTGACGCCCACGCAGGCCGCCGTGTGGCTGGGGGCTTCCATTCACGAGGTCGGCCAAGTTGTCGCGGCTGCGAATATTTACGACCCTTCCGTTTCTGACCTGGCAACGGCCGCCAAGCTTGGCCGCGTGGTATGCCTGGCAGTCGTGGTCGCAGTGGTGGGCATTGTGGAGCGCCGCGTGGTGGAGGTGCGCCATGAGCATGCGCACAAGGCAAGCTCGAGCACGCGCCCGCCTCTGGTTCCAGGGTTCGTCGTCGGATTCCTCATCGCCGTCGTCGTGGCCTCCCTGTTTACAGGCGTACCCGCTGCGAGCAGCGTTTTCAGCACCCTGGGCGGCACGATGGCCACGTTGTTGCTGACAGTGGCGATGGGCGCGATGGGTGCGGGTGTGAACCTGCGGAACGTGATTCAGTCAGGCGGGCGTGCGCTTGTGCTCGGCGTGATCCTCAGTGCGTTGATCGCGGCTGTTTCGCTGGGGTGTGTGATCCTTCTGGTTGACTGA
- a CDS encoding sortase: MRADLDIFYFSSANTWHIDGADVYPADEAAEEPIATYGNAADGNLVIEASNTTGIFRDLTQIPDGDALCFTDVTGAVYSYHVLTVETIENDDVSALRERSDEWDLTLAAPSFSGQQKTLLRCAADS, translated from the coding sequence GTGCGTGCTGATCTCGACATTTTTTATTTCAGTTCTGCAAATACGTGGCACATCGATGGAGCCGACGTTTATCCAGCGGACGAAGCGGCCGAAGAACCCATTGCCACATATGGAAATGCTGCAGACGGCAACCTCGTCATCGAAGCCTCCAATACGACTGGAATATTCCGCGATCTCACGCAGATTCCGGACGGAGATGCCCTTTGCTTTACAGACGTCACTGGAGCGGTCTACAGCTACCACGTCCTGACAGTGGAAACGATTGAGAACGACGATGTCAGCGCTCTGCGTGAGCGCAGTGACGAATGGGACCTCACGCTGGCGGCGCCATCGTTTTCTGGTCAGCAGAAAACCCTTCTGCGTTGCGCAGCCGATTCTTAA
- the add gene encoding adenosine deaminase, translating to MEISPFVRNLPKVELHLHIEGTLEPELKFALAERNGITLKESTPDEVRQSYAFTDLASFLASYYDGMNVLRTSEDFYDLALAYLTKAAEQNVRYVEMFFDPQAHTCRGIDFHTVISGLHRAQLEAESTLGIQSALIMCFLRDFQAEYAMATLLEALPYKDWIIGVGLDSDETGNAPDKFTEVFARARREGFLLTMHADVDIAHSIDHIRQLIDTIKVDRIDHGTNVIEDPGLVQYLVDSNIGLTCCPVSNTWVSDGSKVPLIKELADRGVKVTVNSDDPAYFGGYIAENFQLLANESEVDHAFLAQLSLNAVDISWAAPSLKEKLRAQINAALQ from the coding sequence ATGGAAATTTCGCCGTTTGTTCGCAACCTGCCCAAAGTCGAGCTGCACCTGCATATCGAGGGCACGCTCGAACCCGAACTCAAATTCGCACTGGCCGAGCGCAACGGAATCACCCTGAAAGAATCCACGCCAGACGAAGTGAGGCAGTCCTACGCCTTTACCGACCTGGCCTCATTCCTCGCCTCCTACTACGACGGCATGAACGTGCTGCGCACCAGTGAAGACTTCTACGACCTCGCCCTGGCATACCTGACAAAAGCCGCCGAACAGAACGTGCGTTACGTGGAAATGTTCTTCGACCCGCAGGCGCATACCTGCCGCGGCATCGACTTCCACACCGTCATCAGCGGGCTGCACCGCGCCCAGCTCGAAGCAGAGTCCACCCTGGGCATCCAATCCGCGCTCATCATGTGCTTCCTGCGCGACTTCCAGGCCGAATACGCGATGGCAACACTGCTCGAAGCCCTGCCATACAAGGACTGGATCATCGGCGTGGGGCTGGACTCAGATGAAACGGGAAATGCGCCAGACAAGTTCACCGAGGTGTTCGCCCGCGCGCGTCGCGAAGGCTTCCTGCTCACCATGCACGCCGACGTGGATATCGCCCACTCCATTGATCACATCCGCCAGCTTATCGACACCATCAAGGTTGACCGCATCGACCACGGAACGAACGTTATCGAAGACCCGGGACTCGTGCAGTATCTGGTGGACAGCAACATCGGCCTGACATGCTGCCCTGTGTCGAATACGTGGGTATCCGACGGCTCCAAAGTCCCGCTGATCAAGGAACTGGCCGACAGGGGTGTCAAGGTCACTGTCAACTCAGATGACCCCGCCTACTTCGGCGGCTACATTGCGGAAAACTTCCAGCTCCTGGCTAACGAGTCCGAGGTCGACCACGCGTTCCTTGCCCAGCTCAGCCTCAACGCAGTAGACATTTCGTGGGCTGCGCCCAGTCTTAAAGAAAAGCTGCGCGCACAGATCAACGCCGCACTGCAGTAA